The following DNA comes from Candidatus Dadabacteria bacterium.
TTTTTTCACCTAGCTGAATACTCGGAAAAGCCTTATTACGCACGCTGGAGAAATGGAGAGGTAGATATGGTAACCATGAGTTCGCCGGGAATAAACCCCATCGCGGCAATTGAAATCAAATGGTCTGACCGACCACTCAAAGATCCATCAGAAATTAAAGGACTGCTTGATTTTGCAGAAAAAAACAAACTTGCCGACCTAGGAAGCCTAATTTGTTGTACGCTGAGTAAATTTGACTTTCATCAATACGGCAAGAAAAAAATTCTGTTTTTTCCCACAAGTTTCTTCTGCTTCATATTAGGACAATCTCTAAATAGCAGAGAGTTCAAAGAAGGTTTGGTCAAATTCCATGATTCAAAGTGATAATTAGCAAGCTTGGCCAAATTTAAACTGCGCAAAAACTAAAGGTTCTAGTCATATCGAACTCAAGGCAGAACTTTCCCATATCTTTGATCTTATTCGTAAAAAATATTCTTGAAAAACCCCTTCCTAGATGGAGCAACGCCACGAATCAGTCAACTTCAAGATAAGGTCCGATGTCCGAGTGGTTCTCTATTAGAAAGTAGTTGCTCTCTATCATTGTCCCCCTCGCGCGCTCAAGATCGGCAAGGGCTACCCGGTGGCTGGCAAAAGCGCTTATGTAGCTAGACTCCGCGCCTATGAGATCCCTCTGCGCTTCGAGGAGTTCCCTAGTGGTGGAAAGTCCCGCCTTGAACTTCTCTTCCTCGTTCCCGAGCACCTCCTTGGCGAGATTGGTGGAAAGCAGGGCGGCTTCCATCCTCTTCTGGCTGCTTGCGATCTCCCTTATGGCGTTCCTAACGTCGAGGCGCACTGTATCTTTCTGTTTCTGGTAGCTTATAACGCTTCGGTCATAGTCGGCGCGGGCTTTCGCGTAGTTTCCCCCGGCCTTTCTACCGAAGATCGGAAAACTTAACTTCCCCGTAACGCTCCAGCTCGGAAAATCGCGGTCGACGATGCTGTCGTAGGCATGCGAGGAATCGGTGAAGCGACGGGGCACGCCGCCAGACTCTCCGAAAACTAGCCTGTCGGGATTCTCGGAGCCCCCAAGGCCCAGGTACTCGAGGCGGCCCTCGACTGTGAGACGCGGCAGTCTCTGGCGGGAGTAGAAGGTCTTAAGCGCCTGTGCCTTCTCCATCTCCCGCTCCGCCCGGCGCATCTCGGGGCGGTTCTCAAACGCCTGCACCACGGCCACGGCCTCCGAGGGCGGTTCGTAAGCAGTAGGCATGGAATCGGTTACCTCGAGCAGCTCAACGCTTTCCTCCAAGGGGATAACGAGCAG
Coding sequences within:
- a CDS encoding TolC family protein, which codes for MSKRFRIFLVFAACLLFASVGAQALTLTQAKIMALEKNHDVRVWMLGVDAARGEYKSKRGVYDPEISFMASYADTKTPVLSAFIEDGIVNAEVFSFGSELSGKLPTGTFYKLYDLEVSRTETDSPLESLSPSWAASLGFSVGQELLRGFDIASNRVSVVLSRKNRDISVYEFELMVAKTLFDLERSYWGVVAAAHDRDLEKKAYDLALDLERRTRIKVEVGVLPRVALTQARSESAARKVRMINSENAYEASMDALKNLLVIPLEESVELLEVTDSMPTAYEPPSEAVAVVQAFENRPEMRRAEREMEKAQALKTFYSRQRLPRLTVEGRLEYLGLGGSENPDRLVFGESGGVPRRFTDSSHAYDSIVDRDFPSWSVTGKLSFPIFGRKAGGNYAKARADYDRSVISYQKQKDTVRLDVRNAIREIASSQKRMEAALLSTNLAKEVLGNEEEKFKAGLSTTRELLEAQRDLIGAESSYISAFASHRVALADLERARGTMIESNYFLIENHSDIGPYLEVD
- a CDS encoding DUF4143 domain-containing protein, with the translated sequence LEAAFLIRRISRVDRNAKKFKREHKFKVYLTNASMYSAFFGILDKNNTTVLGKLAETAVFSHFFHLAEYSEKPYYARWRNGEVDMVTMSSPGINPIAAIEIKWSDRPLKDPSEIKGLLDFAEKNKLADLGSLICCTLSKFDFHQYGKKKILFFPTSFFCFILGQSLNSREFKEGLVKFHDSK